The stretch of DNA TGCCCTTCACGCAGTTCTTTCGGGTTAGAGTCTCCTTCTATAATGTTAAAATCATTAAGAGACTAATTACAGGATTAACAATGTGTTTGGAATTGTAGGTGTAGCTAGAGGATCAGGGAGGCAAGATATAGGGGCTTATGTAAACCTAGCAGCATACTATCTCTGTGGTATACCAACTGCTATTCTATTAGCGTTTAGGTTTAAAATGGGAGGAAGAGGACTCTGGATTGGGATCACTGTTGGGTCCTTTGTACAAGCGGTTTTGCTCGGTCTTATCGTCATCCTCACCAACTGGAAACAACAGGTTAgtaaagtgaaagtaaaaatgtTCTTTAATTagtatgtttgattttgagagTAAAAAATTGACTTGTACATTTTGAgaaagtgaaagtgaaagtgaTGTCTATATGATGAATGGTATGAGCAGGCGGGAAAAGCGAGGCTGAGAGTGATGGGTGGCGAGTTTAATGAGAAAGATAGTGAAGAACATGAGGAGATCAGCTAAATCAATAGACTGACAATCTTGTCGCCGCCATTAAATGTTGTGCTTTTATTAGTTCGATATATGTGGTGGTGTTGTTGTtatagtgatgatgaagaattgATTGTGAGTTTTTGGCCTCTACTGTCTTTGATGTCCACACCATTTATAAAAAGTTCATAATCATTTATCATATCGAAAACATATAATCTAACAATTgctcataaaaaaaatctgactaATATATAAGATTAGGAATCAGTATAATCAAACAATGGTATATAACAGTCTTGATCTCTACCTCTTCTATGTCATAATtaactcataagtcataactcaCCTGAGTGAGAACATTGTGTCGTGGCCGTGGGTATAAAAGTTCAGAAACATCTTGgcttaaaaaaaaggtttgatgTCAAGTAGTATAGTAGCATATGATGATTGTGATTTTATTAGTTTAGGATTTTTAAATCAAAGCTTCGTgggtgtgttgttgttttagaaATCAAATAACCCTAGTTTTGCCGACAAGCAATGGTACAAAAAACGGCGTCGTTAGGGGAATTATAGAAATACGAAAGTGTTGTTGAAGAGTGCAAAAACCCCTAACGTAGATTAAAACGAGAACTTTGAAGTTAGGGACTTACGTACGAGTACGACTAGAGGCGAAGAAAGACGGAGATGGCGAAACCTAAGAGAGACGAATTGAATCAAATCCTTGTTGGTTATCACAACACCATCAAAGATACtcttcaggttttttttttctttggtttcgtGTTTTTGTGATGGAAATTGAAACTCCGATTTAGAGACGtatttggtgattttttttcgTGTGCAGATGTGCGAGCAAGTTCCGTCTCTTACACAAGAAAAATTAAGCTGGAACGATGTCCTTGAGATTTCTGATCACCTCTCAAAACAAGCGACCATAGGTTTCCTTTTGCCAGTTGTTGTCTTTTCgtaacctatttttttttttgtttttcttcaattgtttgggttatataattgtaaatttgtaatagtGGGAATGCTATGGACTGGAGAACAACCTCCACAAGCTGAAGCACTGAAGGAGGCTATGGAGTCATACTTTAACGCTCTTCAAGGATTTTTGCTGCATTGTCATGGAAGCATGGCTGGTGCTGGGACTACACTTTCTTCATCCATACAAGCCTCTGTGGAACAAATTGTCGATTCCAGCTTCAGATTTTTGCAGGGTTCTGTCTCTCTATACGGTAAGAAGCCTCCATGTTCTTGttcttatatagttatattgaTTAAGATTACTCAATATATATTATGGTGTTTCTGTTGTTTTGGAAACAGAAGGAGCATATGAGAAAGGCAGGAAGCCTTCGATTCCGCAGCTTGCAGGAGCAGTGTGGGAAGCATGTTCTAATTTGAAGAAGGTGCCAGCAACAAACATCAAAGCGATTGGAAGGGAGATGAAACTGGTTGCTTTTTCCATGAAAGATGTTCTTAGGGAAATGAAAGAACTGAAACTAGCTTGTTCTTCACCTGAGTCTGATGATGTTTACGCAAATCCTGAAAGCCAAATTCCAAACTCAGATGAAGATGCAGATGATTTAGGCGATGACTTGTCTCCTGAAGAATTTGAAGTTGCTGAAATGGTAGCTGATATCGTGTCTGAGACACTTGTGGTTATAAAAGAGCTTATACGTGCTATCACAAGCATGATCAAGCTGGAGAATCCAAAGGATAACGGTGAGTTTGTGGACTCTCTTGAGAAACTACTGAAGCTGTGTCAAGGAACCGGTGTACAGATTGACGAGCTTGGAGCTTGCGTTTACCCACCGCAAGAGTTTGGTCTCATGAAACTAACAGTGGAAAGAATAAAGGCAAATATTAGTGAGATTGAGGCTGATGTTAAGGGTTTTAAGAATTTTTCATCAGAAGCTTTATTGGGAACTTGCAGAAGGCTACATATGTCGATTGAGCATATGGAAACTGAACTGGATACAAGAACTAAAGCTGAAGTAGTTTGCAAAATGCAAAATGTTACTCTCTAGCACTTATCAAAAGCTTGGATTTAAGgttcttgtttctttacttttagtgTTTCAGGACTTGTATTTAGTGTTTAATTTGCAGTTCTAGGAAGTTAAACAGTAGCATATTGTGGCGGTAAATACTAAATCCTATTTGATATTGCAATAACAAAACATATCTGAGAGGAGAGATCCAAAAGAAACAGCTCTTGAAGAATATGAGAATGTGGAAAGTTTTTCCTACAATGCATTAATCAGCTTAAGAGCAAACCAAAGAGAACTCAAAAGGAATGTATAAACTATTCTATGGAGCAGCGAATCAATGTCAAGAAAGGAGCTCTGTCCTCAATTCACTTGAAGCATCTCCACAGACCGGATACAAATGGATTCGATCAGACCATGCATTCCTATCTCTTGAATCGATCTCAGAAATGCATTTCCAGACAGCACTGTTAGCCTTAAAGCCACTTCCAAACCCGATCTGCCATACTTTATCTCCCTTCTTCATTCTACCTTTAGCTTCTAGGTACTGCAGCTCATACCACAGCGAAGACGAAGATGTGTTTCCATAACGGTACAGAGTTGACCGTGAAGCTTCTACGTCTTCCTTGTCCAGCTTCAGATGCTTCTCCACGCCTTCGATGATCGCCCTTCCTCCGGCATGTATACAGAAATGCTCAAAAGCTTTCTTGAAGTTGGGTGTGTATATCTCCTTGTGCCTTCCCCATTTTCTTTGAAGAAATGAGATTATGTACTTGAGCTGCTCTGAGTAAGGTAGAACCCGAGGGCCTAACTCCACAACGTTGATCTTTAAGGCCTTTGATGCTACCCTCACAAGCTGCTTGGACAATGCTACTCCTACTTTCCCTTCTTCATCAACTTTCTGCATTACACTCTCGTAGGATTCATTGTCTGATCCGACGTGAGTTCTAATAAGATGCTGGAGTTTGTATTTCGCCTTATGCATATCTTGCTTCTTGTTAGATAGAAGAATCGCAGCTCCACCCATTCTGAAGATGGTGTTTGCAATGAGCATTGACTTAGACTTCCCTCTATAACCATTTGGACTCACAGCTTCCATGCTCAACACTAGAGCCAAAGAGTCACCATGAATCTTCATAAGATCTTTAACAAGATTAACCGAAAGAATCCCAGCGCTGCAGCCCATACCACTCAAGCTGAAGCTCTTTATGTCACTCCTCATGCCAAACCGGTTTATGATCATAGATGTTATGGATGGAGAAGGACAGAAAAGGCTACAGTTAGACACAAGGATGTCAATACTCCTTGGATCTATCTCATGCTTTGAGAAAAGGTCTTCGACAATAGTGAAGAGAATCTCATGAGTTTCTTCTCTTGCTGCAGGGAGAGAAGCGTTTGGTGGAATCTCATGGACTGAGGCAGGGACACTCGCGTCATCACTAATCCCTGATCGCTCTAAAACCTTCTGCTGAAGATCAAGACTTTCTTGATCAAAAACACCGGATATGGTCAGATGCTCAATGAAATTGGAGACTGGAGCTCGCAAGAAGTCAGGAGGTTGATAACATGAGAAGTCAATGAGGTATATAATACATCTTGGTTTGAAGAAATAGTAACCAAAGATTGCTATGAGGACACAGGCTGATGCTGCTAGGAAATGGTGAAAAGTCATAAAGGGTTGATCAGTGATAAGGAGTGCTTGATTGATGAAAGGAAAACTCGATTCCATATTTTCAAGAATCCCAAAGtgggaaaagagagaaagcaaaagatgGTTACAAACAGAGAGTTTCTGTTTTTGTGGCAAATGTTGATTATAGTGTTTACCATAAAGGAAAAAACTAAGTTTGTTGCATCACAGGGTAAGCATGTGAAAGGAGAGTCCAAAACAAGGATGAAATTCAGGTCTCGTGACTTATATTGAGTTTATTTGCATGATTTCATGGGAAATGAACATTACGTGTTTGTTGAGTATAGTGCGACTTTGGAAGTCTCTGTTTCTAAAGCTCtacctctgtttctttctttcaccaACTCCATGTGTTAATTAATCTTTCAAAGCATAAACCTTGAGTCCTTGACTTTGTAATTGGGGAGCCAAAGACcagattaataaaataactaaaatgcagagcaaaaaaaaaaaaaaaaaaattgaacccaataaatgaaaaattgagTGAAGTCGGTAGAGCTTACTGTTTGTTTCTTTCGAATTTTGTCGTCGTCTCTCGCAAAATTCTTCATTCGATCTCTGGAAACGAAGAAATGGAGACTCCATACCCGAAACTCATCGATCCTTCAAAGACTAGAATCGGATGGATCGGCATCGGAATAATGGGATCGGCAATGGTCTCTCATATCCTCGCTGCAGGCTATTCCGTCACCGTCTACGCTCGTGATCTCCGGAAATCAAAGGATCTGCAAATTAAAGGAGCTCGCACAGCCAATAGTCCCAAAGAGTTAGCTGAGGTGAGCGATGTTGTATTCACTATAGTTGGAAACGCTGACGATGTTCGCTCTTTGCTTCTCGGTGACGATGGTGTACTCTCTGGTCTCAAACCAGGGGGAGTAACCGTGGACATGACTAGTAGCAAGCCAGGATTGGCGCGTGAGATACACGAGGAGGCGAGGCGGAGGGATTGCTGGGCGGTTGATGCGCCTGTATCGGGTGGAGACGCTGGAGCACGAGAGGCGAAGCTAACGATTTTCGCCGGTGGAGATTCTGAGATCGTGGAGTGGTTATCTCCGGTGATGAAGAATATGGGAATCGTGAGGTATATGGGAGGAGCAGGGAGTGGTCAGAGCTGTAAGATTGGGAATCAGATTTGTGTAGGAAGCAACATGGTGGGACTTGCTGAAGGGATTGTGTTTGCTGAGAAGGCTGGTTTAGATCCCGTGAAATGGCTTGAGGCGGTTAAGGATGGTGCGGCTGGGTCGGCGGTGATGCGGTTGTTTGGGGAGATGATGGTGGAGAGGGATTATAAGGCGACGGGTATTGTGGAGTATATGGTGAAAGATTTGGGAATGGCGGCGGAAGCAGCAACGGCTATGCCTGGAGCTGCTTTGAACAAGCAGTTGTTCTCTGGAATGGTGGCAAATGGAGATGGGAAGTTGGGATTTCAAGGTGTTGTCTCTGTTATTAGGAGACTTAACGGCATATCTTGATAATACTAGTGTAAACTAAGGCAAACTTGTTTTCCAATTTGGTTCTTGAACCAAAGTTGCTAATAAGAACATGGCGTTTTTCTAATTACAAGAAATAACATCAAAGAATGACAAACATAACTGATTGGTAACAAAGGGGCAACATATGTATGGTAGAATGTAGCATTTGATAAGATTACAAACGGGTGTAAGTGTAACATTGGTTCCCAGATGGATTATCAACTACCACCTATAACTACTTCTGTTAGCCAATAATCTTAAACACGACTATCAAACGTCTTACATTATCGAGTCTCTTCGACTGCAACGTTGGAGTAGCTATAATCAAACCTTTCTTCCTCGGAGCCATTCGCTTTACTCCTCGTCCATGATACCTTCCATGTTGTATACAAGCTAATCCTGTGATTAACAAAATGGGGGTAAAGCGTGAGTCAAAAATATGGGTCTGCAATTTCCAGTCATTTTCACATATATGAGAATGTACCTCTCAGTTTGAACTGTTCTTTTTGCAAGCATGAGGGTAAGGAAGACAGGGACCATAGCGGCGCACAAATGCTTCAGAGAATGGCCACTAATAATATGATGAGTCCAGCTATATATAGGCTTATCTGCAGCTTCTTCCACCTTGGCTATGAGATAAAATCCTGCAGTTTTCAGCCAATTGAATCAAGAATAAGAACCAGAGGTAAGAAAGCTTCTAAGTGTAAAAGCAAATTGAAGAGATATAAATCAACACAAACACTGAGCCACTAACCTGCAGCCCAGAGCCAATAAGTAGAATGAGTATACATTGGAGGCAACAGAATAGCCATCAAGGGAATGACAATACAAGGAACAAACTGTACTAAAGCATATGGTCTAAGGTCATCGAAAAACCTGGCAATGTTACAGCCTCTCATGTCAGCTTATACTCTTTAAGTCTTAACCTCAAGACGGAATCAATAAAGAATCACTTGAAAGAGTTTTAAGGAATTTGAGTTACTACCTCCAATACAAAATGCTAATAAGGCCAGCGAGAAGCAAAGGAACAATGGAGTAAGTACCCTTATGCTCATCAATTCTCTCGATTACAAATATAGCCATGATTGATGTGAAGGCAATAGTCATCTAATCCAAAAAAACGAGTGATCAAAAACATAAGACAAAAGCAAGTCTCAGAgaagggaagagaagagagaaagagaagcgtACAGGAAGACGATCCCAGAGGAGAGTAGCATCGTTAGGGTGAAGATGATAGTAAGAAGATCCAAAAGCAACAGCAGCAACACCAACGTAAAAGCAAGTCCATCCTATTTTCTCACCTctcaaactgtttttttttttttgttaaatcaaaatacacaaaactaatttgttaaaatcttgattgagcaaagaagaagacgaagaagcaaaAATTGATAAGAGTATATAGTAACGCGACCTAAATCTGAAGAAATCTTCAGGGTAAAAGCAGAGGACGAGACCGATAAGGCCGATGATAAGGAAAGGGAAGTTTGAAATCACGTTAAGAGCATTTGGAATCCCTGAGAATTAAAAAATCATGAGattataaaaccctaaaattcaaatttaagatgattatgatgatgatgatgagattaaGTGTGAGAATCAAATATGTATACCGAAGAAGGAGCGTTGATCGGCGAAATCGTGGTAAGCCTGAGATTGAGGGATGGTGGGAGTGACGATCATTAGAACTATGAAGATTATAATCGCTGCTCCCCATGCGTACATcgttctcttcttcatcctcttcgattcttcttctccttctacttCTTCTGAGAACTCTAAGAGGTTTGTTTGACTCTTCAAACTTTTTTCATTCAGATCAGAACCTTTTTTATTGGGTCGATGTCATAAATAAAAGTGTCGAggaaaaaattggattttcttAAATTACAACGAGAAGGGCAAAAAGGTAAATTCAATTATGAGGACTGATGACGCATCGACTCTTCCATCCGTATACGTTTCGAAGTTTgtcacaacattttttttttaattttaacatacACGATTGAATCACTCTGCCCATTGTTTGTTAATGTGAGGATCTCATATGTTTGGTTATGAGAACAATGCTTAAGATatgaggaaaataaaataaaataactaaggTAGTTTTGTGTTGGAGAGAGATAACCTTCTCTATGGAATCATGTGACTCTAGTCAAGCTCAAATGTGCTGACAATGAACCTAGGTTAGACCGGACTCGGGTTCATACTTGCTCGAAGCCTAAAACGATTGGAGTACAAAATTGTTGTATCTTATAGAAATCAACTAAAACATAACCATTACACACATAAATGTATGAAACCGagtaaaaataatcaaattggGTTTCTATTATCACATAATCTTTTTTGAAGATTACAAGAAGTTATATGCCCTTTGGTCCATATTTTTCTAGGATCCGAGAGAGACCAGAGCATATCCAAACTCTGTGATCTTGAGGCATAGTAAAAAGGTTCTTTTAGCATAGGGAGATAAAAATAacttctaaattctaaatatgGTTGATGTGAGATTTCAAACACAAGAACCAACACATGATCTAAAGCACAAAGATATTCCATTGATTCTATTACCTCATTATATTTCATTTGCATTTTGTGTTGTCACGGAGCGAAGAAATGATGTTGTTCTTTAACAATTTGATGTAGTCATCACCTTCACATGGCTTTTCATCCATCTACTCTTTCCCATGTACAATATTTCGAGTAGTTAGTTTCTCTCAAAAAGAACATGCATGTGTACATATACTATCTCTAATTGCTCAAAACTAAACAACGGGTTAACTAGTCTATAAACTGTTTATGAATTAAGCTTATATAGTGGTTTTGCTCCATATATAGATCTAGGATCAGGCGTTgataatacatgaaaaaatatatgtatatcatcATCTCACTCTATACAATACACAATGGCGCCACACTCAGATTCAGGTCTATTGAAGTCGAAACAATCTCTGTCGCGCCAATATAATCAATATCTTCTTTTAAGACCCATTGATTCAAGAACTTTATTATAAACTATCAATTAATATATCCTATATACACATTCCTTTCTAACTTTATGAAATCTTACCATAATCCTCCTAAGATGGACCCTAAACATGTATTACATCCTTGTTACATTTATGACTCTATTAACTAGCACATTGTGTATAttctataaaaacataaaatcaaagagaaatgaagaagataaagaggagaCACACCTTGACATGAAAGTTGTAACAAACCACCCTTTGCTCTCGGCAAACTAGAGAAGTAGAAGCACTTAAAATGCTCAAACCTTGCACTTCCATTACATGAAGGAGGTTCGAGAACTCGTCTTCGTTTTCCTTCTTCAAACATATCTGTACAACAGCCTCATAACCTGATTCTCCCAACTCAAGAACCGAGATTGCTCGAATGGAAGGACCTCGTCTCTCCAACTCCACGAGCTTGTCCTTTCTTAGAGTTAGCTCTCCAACTTCATTTTGCAGCTTGGGAATGTAAGTTATTGCATTATCGATTATAGACGGTGCAGACCATTTCTTCTGTTTAtcagtaacaaaaaaattaaagtacgACCATCAACAAACATACTTAAGTTGTACAACTAGtggatataattaaaattatgagaaccttagaggaagaagagtgaTCAGGAAGAAGAGTGCCGAGAGTGAGGTAAGAGGCATGAAGTCTCATCCTCCTAAGACGCTCCTTGGCGTTATGGTCTAGTTTCTTTGCTGCTGCTGAACCACTTGAGGAGCCTCCATCAACCTCATGCAAAACTGGttccttcctttttctttgtgatTGACAAGTGTCCTTCTCTGCGGACTCCTTCTCAATGATTGTTTCTGCAGGGATATGCAAACGATCATGGAGTAAACTTGATATAGAAGTCTGATGATTCGGCTGAGAAGACATATTATATACGACGACGGCAAGAGAAACAATACGACAAGAACAATATTACTACCGATGGTCCTAGTTGAACTCAAGAATTTGCAAAGTAATTAATCTCTAAACCCTAACTTAAAGTTAATAAGATGATCTTGACAATGATATGTATAGTATGTATgtaggtgtatatatatatgtgtgtaggGGAAGGAGTCTAAAGTCAACCACAGAGGaagtaataaaataacaatgCAATGAAGCTATAGAAAccttaattttaaataataaaatgattcaagattaaactaaaattagaaaaataaaaagaggttCAGGGAATCACAGCTCACAGAGCAAGTTAATAGAAGAGAAAAGGTCGTATTGTATTTGCAGTACAGACAGATTAGGAAATGATGAACCCATAGCGAGCAAGAgatataaaaaagaagaagataacttcttttaatttttcttttttcttgtttttgagaaGAGAAAAGTTGTGAGCTTCTTACCTGATTCATCTTCTCCATTGTGGTGCTTCTTTGTAAGAATGCTGAGGCTGTCATAGAAAAAAGTCACTATGTTTTTCTAATGCAAGTCTCTCTGGTTTTGTTATTATGCAGTACAAACTGTAGTACACAGTACAcaccatttttttaatttgtttgtttaatgtGTATAATAATGTATCTATGTACATCCCTAAATCTCCTCTGTGTTTTttaatcttgtttgttttgtttttttcattatgttgttaaaatatttgtgtttagTCAATAAGAGAGTgcttttatatcaaattttatatgaaaattagaaagactattaaataaaataccaaagtatttgttattatttctttaacaaaaaaaattataacttaatAAACAAATGTAATACAAACACAAATAATTCGAAACCAAGGTGGGTGAGCACCATTTAAGTTTCTTTAACAACAAATGAAGGATATGACAAAATTGTTGAAATCTCTCTCTTGAGTTGTGTGTTTCTCTACTAGGAAAGACTACTACCAAATTGTGTACATGATGTAGATCTGAAGCTGATACTACCCAATTCTGTAACTGCCTCTAATGACACATTTGTAATACAGAGACAAGAAAGCTTTCTGCAAGTTATGGCTTTCTCACTCACCTGTTATCGATGATCCAATTCCCAAAACAGAAACTGAATCCAAAAAATCAATTAACTGAGAGATTCTTCCCTTTATTCTCTATTCAACAATTCTGACCTCTCCATGACAGTACTTTTTCATCATTCACGTTGCCTCTCTCTGCTATTCCAACCATTTCTCCCTAAGCTTGACTGCAAATTCCGTCTCTCTAGTATGCGGTCAGCCCGTTCAAGGATACTGTCAGTCCGCTCATTAGGCTCATACCCTCTCCGACATATTCTTTCAACCATCTCATATGCATCTTCCGCTTGGTTCATCACAATCATTCTCAACAGCATATTGTACGTGTATATATCAAGTGTATAGCATTTCTCTATAACTTCATCTAACCGCTTCAGTTGTACTTCCATATCGATGCGTCCCGAAAATAATCCTATCAACTCACCAAGTGACTTCATCTCAGGGATCTTTTCTTCTACATCTCTCATCCGTGTCCAGGCTTCATACACCCCTTTGCTCTTCATTGCGTTATGCAAAAGGACATTACCGATGAAAGCTGTAATACGGCGCCCGCTTTTCCTAAAATCATTGACTAATCCAACTGCCTCCTCATACCTTTCTTCGTTGCACAACTTTTGTATGTTTAGTTCGTAACATTCGATACTAGGCCGCAGTCCTTCACCCTTCATTTCTTCCAAGAAATGCATCGCATCATCCAATCTATTTGCTTTACAGAGGCCAACAATCATAACATGGTAAAGTCTGTTTTTGATCTCACCTTTTTCACGAAGGTCATGGAAAAAGTGAAGAGCATCGGccattttctcatttttaagATAACTCTGAAGCATGAGAATGTTTGAATCTAGTGTCGGCTTCATCCCATCTCTATCCATCATATCATACACTAGTCTTGCAAGTTTTGGTTTCCCTGCAAACCCAGCTCCTTCGATGAATAAGTTGTAGGCCTGAACTTTGTGTTCCCAAAGTGACAACTGGAACATTAGCAAagtattaaaaaagtttttttcacCACTTTCCATCTCACAAACACATCGAATAACATTTCGAAAGAGAGTACGGATCGGGGTGTAGCCCTTTTCCTGCATCCTGATGATAAGTTCAGCAGCTATGTCTCCCCTCATTATTGTGATTGAGCCGTATATCAAGTTGATGAACATTTTGAAGGAGGTATCTACACCACTTCTATTGAATAACTCATTAATCATAAGAGCGTCCTCCACTTTCCCAACATTGCAAAGAGCTGATATAATATTGCCACCAGCTATACGTTTAGGCAATAAGTCCTGTTCTGCGGCAGCAATAACCAGCTCCTTTGCCATGTCAGGCTTCCCCTTCCAACACAAGGCATTGGTAAGTGTACTAAAAGTCTTTCCTCCAAGAAAATGCCCTCGGTCCATCGCCCCCTTCAAGACATCATAAGCTTGCTCAACACTTCCATTGGCGCAAAGGGTATGAATCAGATAGTTGTAAGACGTGGCAGTAGGAGCAAAGCCAATTTCTGACCTCGACCTGTATAACTCGAGGGCTTCATCTACAAATCCGGCTTTGCAAAAGAAGCACAAAGCTGCATTCATCGTTTTCTTGTTAGGTGAAACTCCACGTACCATCATCTCCGTCAGGATATCATACACACCATCAAGATCATTCTCCTTCAAAAGTTGAAAGACCAAAGAGTTATACCTGAAAACTTCGAGTTCACAACCTTCTAAAGGACTAATTTTCTGCAAGAAATCCGCAGTGTTATTCAACAATCCAGCTTTCATAAGAGCCTTAATCCAAATGTTATAAGCACGGTCCATATCCACTGTTCCCACCactttgatatcatctaacaaCTTAGTAGCTTCCTGAAACTTCCGTTTGGAACACAGAGCATCGACCAAAATACCTAAACCAGAACCGCATCCATCAGGATCATTGGGGAGCAAATCTCGGATATAACCTTCAGCATCATCAAGTTTCCCTTGCTTACACAACTTCTTCACCATAATGGAACGCGTGACAGCACACACAAAGCCACGCACAGAGATCTGATCAAAGATGACATCAACCGTATCAAAACACTTCTCTTCAACAAGTGCATTCAGAAGCACATGATACCCAAACGAATCCAAATCCAAACCTCGAAACCTCATGTTACCAAAATGCTGAAGAGCTATATCAgtacgaccagcaacagcatatCCCACAACGAGAGCATCACATAGACGAAGCGAATGACGGTAACCTTCAGAGCCAACACTTCGATCCAAGAAGTCAATCATAAGAGTCACGAGCTTAGCACCACGAAGGATCTTGAAGATAGCGTGAAAAGTAGCACGCGTGTGATGAAACCCAGGCTGACGAGCAGCCCAATCGAAGAATTTGAGACAAGAGAGGATATCGTAACGAGTATGTGAAAGCACGTCGAGTACGAATTTCTCAGTGAGACGGAGACGGAGATTGGAGAGGTGAAGGTAGAAAGCTCTGTCGTCTCCATCGCTAGATGGAGTTCGAAGGATATCAAAGATTCGATCGATTAACTGGTGGCTCTGATTCACATCTCGTTGCTTAAACCAGTCTTTCCACTCGCGGACTAGGAAATCTCCGGGagtgattgaagaagaagaagaagaagctctagAGGAGAACGGAATAGGAAAAGAGATAGCGTCCACTTTGTTACCGGAACTGTAGTTTCTGAACGACGACGCAGAGAGCGATAGTATCCTCCGCCTGAGGAGCATCCCTTCGCATGATCTCGACGGTGACGCAACCAAAACCGAAGGCCACCA from Camelina sativa cultivar DH55 chromosome 9, Cs, whole genome shotgun sequence encodes:
- the LOC104712686 gene encoding probable 3-hydroxyisobutyrate dehydrogenase-like 2, mitochondrial; the protein is METPYPKLIDPSKTRIGWIGIGIMGSAMVSHILAAGYSVTVYARDLRKSKDLQIKGARTANSPKELAEVSDVVFTIVGNADDVRSLLLGDDGVLSGLKPGGVTVDMTSSKPGLAREIHEEARRRDCWAVDAPVSGGDAGAREAKLTIFAGGDSEIVEWLSPVMKNMGIVRYMGGAGSGQSCKIGNQICVGSNMVGLAEGIVFAEKAGLDPVKWLEAVKDGAAGSAVMRLFGEMMVERDYKATGIVEYMVKDLGMAAEAATAMPGAALNKQLFSGMVANGDGKLGFQGVVSVIRRLNGIS
- the LOC104712689 gene encoding uncharacterized protein LOC104712689; the protein is MAKPKRDELNQILVGYHNTIKDTLQMCEQVPSLTQEKLSWNDVLEISDHLSKQATIVGMLWTGEQPPQAEALKEAMESYFNALQGFLLHCHGSMAGAGTTLSSSIQASVEQIVDSSFRFLQGSVSLYEGAYEKGRKPSIPQLAGAVWEACSNLKKVPATNIKAIGREMKLVAFSMKDVLREMKELKLACSSPESDDVYANPESQIPNSDEDADDLGDDLSPEEFEVAEMVADIVSETLVVIKELIRAITSMIKLENPKDNGEFVDSLEKLLKLCQGTGVQIDELGACVYPPQEFGLMKLTVERIKANISEIEADVKGFKNFSSEALLGTCRRLHMSIEHMETELDTRTKAEVVCKMQNVTL
- the LOC104712688 gene encoding 3-ketoacyl-CoA synthase 7, whose amino-acid sequence is MESSFPFINQALLITDQPFMTFHHFLAASACVLIAIFGYYFFKPRCIIYLIDFSCYQPPDFLRAPVSNFIEHLTISGVFDQESLDLQQKVLERSGISDDASVPASVHEIPPNASLPAAREETHEILFTIVEDLFSKHEIDPRSIDILVSNCSLFCPSPSITSMIINRFGMRSDIKSFSLSGMGCSAGILSVNLVKDLMKIHGDSLALVLSMEAVSPNGYRGKSKSMLIANTIFRMGGAAILLSNKKQDMHKAKYKLQHLIRTHVGSDNESYESVMQKVDEEGKVGVALSKQLVRVASKALKINVVELGPRVLPYSEQLKYIISFLQRKWGRHKEIYTPNFKKAFEHFCIHAGGRAIIEGVEKHLKLDKEDVEASRSTLYRYGNTSSSSLWYELQYLEAKGRMKKGDKVWQIGFGSGFKANSAVWKCISEIDSRDRNAWSDRIHLYPVCGDASSELRTELLS
- the LOC104712692 gene encoding uncharacterized protein LOC104712692 isoform X1, giving the protein MSSQPNHQTSISSLLHDRLHIPAETIIEKESAEKDTCQSQRKRKEPVLHEVDGGSSSGSAAAKKLDHNAKERLRRMRLHASYLTLGTLLPDHSSSSKKKWSAPSIIDNAITYIPKLQNEVGELTLRKDKLVELERRGPSIRAISVLELGESGYEAVVQICLKKENEDEFSNLLHVMEVQGLSILSASTSLVCREQRVVCYNFHVKMDEKPCEGDDYIKLLKNNIISSLRDNTKCK
- the LOC104712691 gene encoding uncharacterized protein LOC104712691, yielding MKKRTMYAWGAAIIIFIVLMIVTPTIPQSQAYHDFADQRSFFGIPNALNVISNFPFLIIGLIGLVLCFYPEDFFRFSLRGEKIGWTCFYVGVAAVAFGSSYYHLHPNDATLLWDRLPMTIAFTSIMAIFVIERIDEHKGTYSIVPLLLAGLISILYWRFFDDLRPYALVQFVPCIVIPLMAILLPPMYTHSTYWLWAAGFYLIAKVEEAADKPIYSWTHHIISGHSLKHLCAAMVPVFLTLMLAKRTVQTERISLYTTWKVSWTRSKANGSEEERFDYSYSNVAVEETR
- the LOC104712692 gene encoding uncharacterized protein LOC104712692 isoform X2, whose product is MRLHASYLTLGTLLPDHSSSSKKKWSAPSIIDNAITYIPKLQNEVGELTLRKDKLVELERRGPSIRAISVLELGESGYEAVVQICLKKENEDEFSNLLHVMEVQGLSILSASTSLVCREQRVVCYNFHVKMDEKPCEGDDYIKLLKNNIISSLRDNTKCK